One part of the Nostoc sp. PCC 7120 = FACHB-418 genome encodes these proteins:
- a CDS encoding PEP-CTERM sorting domain-containing protein (PEP-CTERM proteins occur, often in large numbers, in the proteomes of bacteria that also encode an exosortase, a predicted intramembrane cysteine proteinase. The presence of a PEP-CTERM domain at a protein's C-terminus predicts cleavage within the sorting domain, followed by covalent anchoring to some some component of the (usually Gram-negative) cell surface. Many PEP-CTERM proteins exhibit an unusual sequence composition that includes large numbers of potential glycosylation sites. Expression of one such protein has been shown restore the ability of a bacterium to form floc, a type of biofilm.), which yields MTSSILKKVAGVTVGTTLMFTIGETLPAQAANITYNFSNTSNTLTGSFSFDLAAVADDQQATIAEGLKIFAEYNGQIFTEADDSLASVFTDFSGRIVNGQFLGLNFVVPQFSVVTDSFIDANTVESVTYSTVPEPGSIFGLSVIGLGLLAGRKTLSFKKANTKA from the coding sequence ATGACTAGCTCTATCCTCAAAAAAGTAGCAGGTGTAACAGTAGGAACTACTTTAATGTTTACCATAGGGGAAACTCTGCCTGCTCAAGCGGCCAATATCACATACAATTTCTCTAATACTAGCAATACTCTGACTGGCTCTTTCTCTTTCGATTTAGCCGCAGTAGCAGATGATCAACAAGCTACAATTGCCGAAGGTTTAAAGATTTTTGCTGAATATAATGGTCAGATATTCACTGAAGCAGATGATTCTCTTGCGTCTGTTTTTACTGATTTTTCAGGCAGAATTGTGAATGGACAATTCTTGGGATTGAATTTCGTCGTACCTCAATTCTCAGTCGTCACAGATAGTTTTATTGATGCGAACACTGTAGAGTCTGTTACTTACAGTACTGTCCCTGAACCAGGTTCCATCTTTGGTTTATCTGTGATTGGACTCGGCTTGTTAGCGGGTAGAAAAACCCTATCTTTCAAAAAAGCCAACACAAAAGCTTGA